A single window of Gimesia chilikensis DNA harbors:
- a CDS encoding glycosyltransferase family 2 protein: MVGNAVWPKSARVEQLENQTKFQADPEQSLVSIVIAARNNGPFLAEAIESALNQSVECEVVYVDDCSFDNSLKIAGRYQDQGLQVIRSQFHRGVCEARNRGASFAKGDYLLFLDGDDVLQADYVQKHLDAITPETPFVYGSAEAFGAFTTFWDAPEWDDGRLWLRNFVNTSALWNRHAFETAGGWRNKINTMWDWDLALRGARLGTPAKSQAVLLYRQHPGSWSANIQTKKEERQESMLPRMRQICTRLSVGSIISGRLVDYFPQWMSAVAQAVKLINTQEPVELVLLDNSNNPRTLEQIRREAYRYLNIFESIRVVPHPVKYHHTTERDRRNKVAQFMAHACNRLKAEMKGEIHWIIEDDILVPLEAGKELTENLTTGWVPPNAVSGCYRSRHVESQFVGGYFDEEHIVKAFKELGDKITSVDYCGTGCLMYWKDRTPKYWRSHYRDSPAHDWAWCAQLKRENGEILMLPSVHCGHVQTPENILY, encoded by the coding sequence ATGGTAGGTAATGCAGTCTGGCCAAAATCTGCGCGCGTAGAACAATTGGAAAATCAGACAAAGTTCCAGGCAGATCCGGAACAGAGTCTGGTCAGCATCGTAATCGCAGCGCGGAACAATGGACCATTTCTGGCAGAAGCAATCGAGTCTGCATTAAATCAAAGTGTGGAATGTGAAGTCGTCTATGTTGACGACTGCAGTTTTGACAACTCCCTCAAAATTGCCGGTCGATACCAGGATCAGGGACTGCAGGTGATTCGCTCGCAGTTTCACCGGGGGGTTTGTGAAGCACGGAATCGCGGTGCCTCATTTGCTAAAGGAGATTATCTGTTATTCCTGGACGGTGATGACGTTCTGCAGGCAGACTATGTCCAGAAGCATCTGGACGCCATTACTCCCGAGACACCCTTCGTATACGGTTCTGCCGAGGCATTTGGGGCCTTTACAACATTCTGGGATGCACCCGAATGGGACGACGGACGCCTGTGGTTACGAAATTTCGTGAACACCTCTGCTTTATGGAATCGCCACGCATTCGAAACCGCAGGCGGGTGGCGTAACAAAATCAATACCATGTGGGACTGGGACCTGGCCCTCCGCGGTGCTCGCCTGGGTACACCAGCGAAAAGTCAGGCTGTTCTGCTCTATCGCCAACACCCCGGTTCCTGGTCTGCCAACATTCAAACTAAGAAAGAGGAACGACAGGAATCGATGCTCCCCCGCATGAGACAGATCTGTACCCGACTTAGCGTAGGATCGATCATCAGCGGCCGCCTGGTCGACTACTTTCCCCAGTGGATGTCAGCGGTTGCTCAGGCTGTCAAACTGATCAACACACAGGAGCCGGTTGAACTGGTTCTACTGGACAACTCCAACAACCCACGCACACTCGAACAAATCAGAAGAGAAGCCTACCGCTATCTCAATATTTTTGAGTCTATCAGAGTCGTGCCACATCCGGTTAAATATCACCACACGACCGAGCGTGACAGAAGAAACAAGGTGGCCCAGTTCATGGCCCATGCCTGCAATCGACTCAAAGCAGAAATGAAAGGTGAGATCCACTGGATCATAGAAGATGATATCCTGGTCCCCCTCGAAGCAGGAAAAGAGCTAACTGAAAACCTGACGACAGGCTGGGTCCCGCCGAATGCAGTCTCAGGCTGTTACCGCAGTCGGCATGTCGAGTCACAGTTTGTCGGCGGTTATTTTGATGAAGAACATATCGTCAAAGCTTTTAAAGAACTGGGCGACAAAATCACGTCAGTCGACTATTGTGGTACAGGTTGCCTCATGTACTGGAAAGATCGAACGCCTAAATACTGGCGTAGCCACTACCGGGATTCGCCTGCCCATGACTGGGCCTGGTGCGCGCAGCTCAAGCGTGAGAATGGTGAAATATTGATGCTCCCCTCAGTGCACTGCGGACACGTTCAGACGCCGGAGAACATTCTCTACTGA
- a CDS encoding serine/threonine-protein kinase, producing MENCLSDNQIHQYLVHDLNGDDLQRYSEHLNECGSCQKRIEIQSEDDELKVWHNCHRQQAQEEPAEKHAFTDERIDKLFRSTFSSIHQAGSRSNKASDQPAANATSTLPLPEEAPIRTIGNYHLIEQIGKGGMGAVYRATHSHLKKQVVVKLILNNRVDDETQVQRFYREMEVIGSLDHANIVKATDAGEIDGTCFLVMEYLDGHDVKSILNAEKTIPLSSACYILRQVANGLQYIHNHQLIHRDIKPSNLFLTSDGQVKILDLGLAGLKQGECSDLTDSNCIMGSVYYMAPEQAQNVKNIDQRADIYSLGCAFYQMLTGRPPFKKTSQLETIIAHRETPPPHLRVPIPNIPPEIEDLFQSMMKKDPEERIQTMAEVVEILDHFLYQRSELPLSESSETRFTESQELKQLCTNARLSPAIEALQQTATTQYRQLGESAPLRKRMVSSSIFIACALGVAGALIWLNKPDVPSTTAVNKTTQTAGIAPVILPAINAELERKAAAWFLNHRCVLWVSGENKPINQIESLPNHDFSITRIDFKPQPITPQLLAPLKGLSRLEELNLFNCRIAAGSLQPLEGMLSLMKLDLHSTGITDADLAVVSSLKNLTNLSIHKNPKLTDQGMQHLADLQNLVSVNLARLNVSDKGLQFLQTNPALNWLNLEDTNTSDASVPALKQLHSMDKLHLKESKVTEAGFQEIKNSLHNATVLSY from the coding sequence ATGGAAAATTGTCTCTCGGATAATCAAATTCACCAATACCTCGTACATGATCTGAATGGCGACGATTTACAGCGCTATTCTGAGCACCTCAACGAGTGCGGCAGTTGCCAGAAACGAATTGAGATCCAGTCAGAAGACGATGAACTCAAAGTCTGGCATAACTGCCATCGACAACAGGCCCAGGAAGAGCCCGCAGAGAAACACGCATTTACCGACGAACGGATCGATAAACTTTTTCGCTCCACATTTTCCTCCATTCATCAAGCCGGGAGTCGCAGCAACAAGGCATCGGACCAGCCGGCTGCCAATGCGACATCGACATTGCCCCTGCCGGAAGAAGCCCCCATCAGAACCATTGGGAATTACCATCTCATTGAACAGATTGGGAAAGGAGGCATGGGAGCCGTCTACCGTGCCACACACTCACATCTCAAAAAACAGGTCGTTGTGAAACTGATCCTGAACAATCGCGTCGATGACGAGACCCAGGTTCAACGGTTTTACCGCGAAATGGAAGTGATCGGCAGTCTGGATCATGCCAACATAGTCAAAGCTACCGACGCAGGAGAGATCGACGGGACCTGCTTTCTGGTAATGGAGTACCTGGACGGCCACGATGTCAAATCTATCCTGAATGCGGAAAAAACAATCCCTCTCTCATCCGCCTGTTACATCCTGAGGCAGGTGGCAAATGGTCTGCAGTACATCCACAACCATCAACTGATCCACAGAGATATCAAACCCTCCAATCTGTTTCTGACCTCCGACGGTCAGGTCAAAATTCTTGACCTCGGACTGGCCGGACTGAAGCAGGGGGAATGCAGCGATCTGACCGACAGTAACTGCATCATGGGCAGTGTCTATTACATGGCCCCGGAGCAGGCACAAAACGTCAAGAATATTGACCAGCGTGCAGATATCTACAGTCTGGGTTGCGCTTTCTACCAGATGCTCACAGGCCGGCCCCCGTTCAAAAAGACATCGCAACTCGAAACAATTATTGCGCATCGCGAGACACCACCACCACATCTGCGAGTTCCCATTCCGAACATCCCTCCTGAAATTGAAGATCTTTTTCAGTCCATGATGAAAAAAGATCCGGAAGAGCGGATTCAGACAATGGCAGAAGTTGTGGAGATTCTCGATCACTTTCTGTATCAGCGATCGGAGCTACCACTCAGCGAATCCTCGGAAACCCGGTTCACTGAGTCTCAGGAACTGAAACAATTATGTACGAACGCAAGGCTCTCCCCTGCAATCGAAGCACTGCAACAAACAGCGACGACTCAATACAGACAGCTGGGAGAATCCGCACCTCTCCGAAAGAGAATGGTCAGTTCATCTATTTTCATCGCCTGTGCACTGGGAGTGGCTGGTGCACTGATCTGGCTTAACAAGCCCGATGTGCCCTCCACAACGGCGGTCAACAAGACCACCCAAACAGCCGGTATCGCTCCAGTGATTCTACCTGCTATCAATGCGGAACTGGAAAGAAAAGCTGCAGCCTGGTTCCTGAATCATCGCTGCGTGCTTTGGGTCTCAGGTGAGAACAAACCCATCAATCAGATTGAGTCGCTCCCCAATCACGATTTTTCCATCACACGAATTGATTTCAAACCCCAGCCCATCACTCCCCAACTGCTGGCCCCCCTGAAAGGACTCTCCAGACTGGAAGAGCTAAACTTATTCAATTGCCGGATCGCTGCCGGATCGCTGCAGCCATTGGAGGGTATGCTCTCTCTAATGAAACTGGACCTGCACAGCACGGGAATTACTGATGCTGATCTGGCAGTTGTCAGCAGCCTGAAAAATCTTACCAATCTCTCAATTCACAAAAACCCCAAATTGACGGACCAGGGTATGCAGCATCTCGCTGATCTCCAAAATCTGGTATCAGTCAACCTGGCTCGCCTGAACGTCTCTGATAAAGGCCTGCAGTTTCTGCAGACCAATCCTGCTCTGAACTGGCTGAATCTGGAAGACACCAACACTTCCGACGCCTCAGTACCTGCACTCAAACAACTACACAGTATGGATAAGCTTCACCTCAAAGAATCCAAGGTCACTGAAGCTGGTTTTCAGGAAATAAAAAACAGTTTGCATAATGCGACTGTCCTTTCGTATTAA
- a CDS encoding MarR family winged helix-turn-helix transcriptional regulator, which produces MAHSNLQEELKKKQPFDSLEQAAILNILRTSDIFHNQFGKLFREFGLTPSQYNVLRILRGEGKPMPSLEIASRMVQVVPAITGLLDRLQAQDLVKRKRCTEDRRVVYIEITPKALKLLKQIDEPDLELHRKLIGHLSKNELNELSRLLEKARTSLVPAN; this is translated from the coding sequence ATGGCGCACAGCAATCTGCAAGAAGAGCTAAAAAAGAAACAACCTTTCGATTCTCTGGAACAGGCAGCCATTTTAAATATCCTGCGAACCAGCGATATTTTTCATAACCAGTTCGGTAAGCTGTTCCGGGAATTTGGCTTAACCCCTTCTCAGTATAATGTTTTACGCATTCTACGCGGAGAAGGTAAACCCATGCCTTCACTGGAAATTGCCAGTCGAATGGTACAGGTCGTTCCCGCCATCACCGGGTTGCTGGATCGTCTGCAGGCTCAGGATCTGGTCAAACGCAAACGCTGCACGGAAGACCGGCGTGTGGTTTATATTGAAATCACACCGAAAGCACTCAAACTGCTCAAGCAGATTGATGAACCGGATCTCGAATTGCACCGCAAATTGATCGGCCATTTGAGCAAAAATGAACTGAATGAGCTGTCCCGGCTTCTCGAAAAGGCCCGAACGTCACTGGTTCCCGCCAACTAG
- a CDS encoding RNA polymerase sigma factor, with product MNYGTEWPSTHITLLNRVRLHTDAEAWREFVKIYGPLIYNYCRKKRLNDADAEDVCQEVFRQISTSLNSFEYNRKLGRFRSWLGTVTYHEICRFWKKNQRVQHQTGKSELEEFINKHPGEIDGVWSDEFCSHIYETALETIRPQFDEKTWRAFELTWIQDSPTKAAAVELDVDPNWIYKAKFLVQQKLKEEIKRLSFDSVVFQK from the coding sequence ATGAACTACGGCACTGAATGGCCTTCGACACATATCACGCTCCTGAACCGTGTCCGCCTGCATACGGATGCGGAAGCGTGGCGGGAGTTTGTAAAAATCTACGGGCCCCTGATCTACAATTACTGCCGAAAAAAACGGCTGAACGATGCCGATGCCGAGGATGTCTGCCAGGAAGTCTTTCGCCAGATCAGCACATCCCTGAACTCATTCGAGTACAATAGAAAGCTGGGCCGTTTTCGTTCCTGGCTGGGTACGGTCACCTACCACGAAATCTGCCGGTTCTGGAAAAAGAACCAGCGGGTTCAGCACCAGACGGGAAAAAGCGAACTGGAAGAGTTCATTAATAAGCACCCCGGCGAAATTGATGGTGTCTGGTCTGATGAATTCTGCAGCCATATCTATGAAACCGCATTGGAGACAATCCGCCCGCAATTTGACGAAAAAACCTGGCGCGCTTTTGAACTCACCTGGATTCAGGATTCCCCTACCAAAGCAGCGGCGGTAGAATTGGACGTTGATCCGAACTGGATTTACAAAGCCAAGTTCCTGGTTCAACAGAAACTGAAAGAGGAAATCAAACGTCTTTCCTTTGATAGCGTCGTATTCCAGAAGTAA
- a CDS encoding AraC family transcriptional regulator produces MQNRTAPQVAIFIETSKTFGREILQGISSYSRTHGPWSVYIDEWGPETSLPDWLNGWEGDGIIARVRSRQMAERLSAANVPVVDTLQQIPNLGLPGVYPDDTALARIAFEHLQDRHLRNFAFVGVERANWSLRRQQAFAEQAAQQGASCEIYSPLSRRRFVESWNGGQEDLGDWLESLPKPVGLMAAHDLRALCVLDACRRRNIAVPEQVAVVGVDDDDVFCEAVDPPLTSIAHQAKAVGYQAAALLDRLMKGEQTADSTILVPPRLLIPRRSTDTIAVDDPAIAAALEFIRHNACGKISVSLIARHVNLARRSLERRFTRLVGKTPHQIIAEERLRRARQLLIDTDFTLEQIAAMAGFSSAAYLSVIIKQHEGCTPTEFRLKAQH; encoded by the coding sequence ATGCAGAACCGTACCGCCCCCCAGGTGGCGATATTCATAGAAACATCAAAAACATTCGGCAGAGAAATTCTGCAGGGAATCTCCAGTTATTCTCGCACCCATGGTCCCTGGTCAGTCTACATTGATGAATGGGGACCAGAGACGTCGTTACCCGACTGGCTGAATGGCTGGGAGGGAGATGGCATCATTGCCCGCGTCCGTTCACGTCAGATGGCAGAACGACTGTCAGCGGCCAATGTCCCCGTAGTCGACACGTTGCAACAGATCCCCAACCTGGGTCTGCCTGGAGTTTACCCTGATGATACAGCTCTGGCCCGAATTGCATTCGAACATTTACAGGATCGGCATCTCAGAAATTTTGCCTTTGTGGGTGTTGAACGGGCCAACTGGTCTCTTCGTCGGCAACAGGCATTTGCTGAACAGGCAGCGCAACAGGGTGCCAGTTGTGAAATTTACTCTCCACTTTCCCGCAGGAGATTCGTGGAGAGTTGGAACGGAGGACAAGAGGATCTGGGCGACTGGCTGGAATCGCTTCCTAAGCCGGTCGGACTGATGGCAGCTCACGATCTGCGGGCGCTCTGTGTCCTGGATGCCTGCCGCCGGCGTAATATTGCGGTACCGGAACAGGTGGCTGTCGTGGGAGTGGACGATGACGATGTCTTCTGTGAGGCAGTTGATCCACCGCTGACCAGCATCGCCCATCAGGCGAAAGCCGTTGGTTACCAGGCTGCAGCGCTGCTTGATCGCCTGATGAAAGGAGAACAGACCGCAGATTCAACAATCCTGGTTCCTCCCCGCCTGCTGATTCCCCGCCGCTCCACTGATACCATCGCCGTCGATGACCCCGCGATCGCAGCAGCACTCGAATTTATCAGGCACAATGCGTGTGGGAAAATCAGTGTTTCACTGATTGCCCGCCACGTCAACCTGGCACGGCGTTCCCTCGAGCGTCGCTTTACCAGACTGGTGGGAAAAACGCCGCATCAGATCATCGCGGAAGAACGTCTCCGGCGCGCCAGACAATTGCTGATCGACACTGATTTCACGCTCGAACAGATTGCAGCCATGGCTGGATTCTCCAGTGCCGCCTACCTGAGTGTGATCATCAAACAGCATGAGGGCTGTACTCCGACTGAGTTTCGACTGAAGGCACAACACTAG
- a CDS encoding GntR family transcriptional regulator, producing the protein MNDLQLVRGLGEQIVERLREDIFAGRIAEGERLRETELARRFSVSRGPIREAIQQLTWEGVLETDRNRGAMVATSAPDEITELIIPLRCTIEKYAVRLFFDQLTAEDFQVWENILLKMKQACEARDFALISEHDIAFHRSLVTRSQSPDLLAIWSAIVSRVRRHFREAHLNYKNPLQIYEEHLPIIEAFKNQSLTEALQIIENHIE; encoded by the coding sequence ATGAATGATTTACAGTTAGTCAGAGGTCTCGGCGAGCAGATCGTTGAGCGACTCAGAGAAGACATCTTTGCTGGTAGAATCGCGGAGGGGGAACGACTGCGGGAAACCGAACTCGCCAGACGGTTTTCAGTCAGTCGCGGTCCGATTCGTGAAGCCATTCAACAGTTAACCTGGGAAGGTGTTCTGGAAACGGACCGCAACAGGGGAGCGATGGTGGCAACGTCTGCCCCTGATGAAATTACCGAACTCATTATTCCACTCCGCTGTACGATCGAAAAATATGCCGTCCGACTGTTCTTTGATCAGCTCACAGCGGAAGATTTTCAGGTCTGGGAAAACATCCTGCTGAAGATGAAGCAGGCATGCGAAGCCCGTGATTTCGCCCTGATTTCAGAGCATGACATCGCCTTTCACCGCTCCCTGGTAACACGCTCACAGTCCCCAGACCTGTTGGCAATCTGGTCTGCCATCGTTTCACGCGTCAGACGACATTTTCGTGAAGCACATTTGAACTACAAGAATCCATTACAGATTTACGAGGAGCATCTGCCGATCATCGAAGCGTTCAAAAACCAGAGCCTGACTGAGGCGCTGCAAATCATCGAAAATCATATTGAGTAG